CGCGCGCGCGTAGGGCCGGAAGAGGTGGGGGAGGGCGCTGGCGGGGATGCCGCGCCCGGTGTCCTGCACCGCCGCCTCGACGGCGTCGCCCTCGAGCCGGAGCCGCACCAGCACCCGGCCGCCCGAGGGCGTGAACTTGAGCGCGTTCGAGACCAGGTTCGACAGGACCTGCCCGATGCGGCGGCGGTCGCCGAGCACGCGGGCCTGCGCCGCCGCCGGCTCGAACCGCAGCTCCAGCCGGCTCGCCTGCGCGACCGCCTGGTACTCGTCGACCACGCGGCGGACGAGCGCGTTGAGGTCGATGGGCGCCGGCTCGAGCTGCACCCCGGCGCTCTCCATCCGGGCGAGATCCAGGAAGTCGTTGATCATCGAGACGAGCTCGCGGATGCGCGCCTCGATGCGCTCCACGTCGGTGCGCGCCTCGGGCGGGAGCGCCCCGCGCCGGCCGGCCAGCAGCCACTCGACCCGCATCAGCATGGCGCTGAGCGGCGAGCGGAGGTCGTGCGCCACCATGGCGTAGAAGTCCACCCGGCGCGTCTCGACCCGTCGCTGCTCCGTCACGTCCCGCAGGGACACCGCCAGGGAGACGCCCCCCTCCTCCACGAGCCGCTTCACCGCCGGTGCGTAGTGCCGGGCGCCCAGTGCCAGGTCCGGCAGGTGGGCGGGCGCCGCGCCGAGCCCCGCGTCGGACTGGAGCGGGAGCTCGGGGGCGCACTCCGCGAGCGGCCGGCCGAGCAGCGGCCGGTCGAGGGCGGCGAACAGGCGCGCCGCCTCCTCGTTCGCGAACACCACCCGCCCGGCGGGGTTCACGAGCAGCACCGCCTCGGGGAGCGACGCGAGCAGGGTCCGGAGCGAGGCCTCGGCCTCCTCGGCCCGCCGCCGCAGGGCGCGCGAGCGCGCCAGCGCGTCCACCCGCGCCCGCAGCTCCTCGGGCGCGAAGGGCTTGGCGAGGAAGTCGTTGGCGCCGGCGCGCAGCCCCTCCACCACCTGCGCCGTCTCGCGGTGCGCGGTGAGGAGCAGCACCGGCGTCTCGGCGGTGGCCGGCGAGGCGCGGAGGAACTTGCAGACGTCGATGCCGGAGACGCCCGGCATCATCCAGTCGAGCACCAGCACCTCGGGCTGGCCGCCGGCCGCGAACCGCTCCAGCACCGCCGCGCCGTCGGAGAAGCTCTCGACCCGGTGCTGCGGCTCGAGCACGCGGCGCGCGTGGTCGCGCTCGAGCCCATTGTCGTCGACCACCCACACCCAGGGTAGATCGGCCGGCCTGGCGTCGGGAGCGGGCACCGCCCACGTCGTGTAGCGCGGGCTGGCCCGCGCGCCAAGCGCGCCGCGGGGCCCAAGGGGGGGCCGCGCGAAGCGTGGGAGCGGCGGGGGGCCGGGAGTAAGTTCACCCACCGAGCGGTCAGCGCGGAGGCGTGCGTGGCGGACGTCCTGGTGGTGGACGACAGCAAGGTGATGCGCGACATGATCGTCGCGTGCCTGCGCGCGCGGGCGGGCCTCGAGTTCGTCCACGCCGCGAGCGGGCTCGAGGCCATCGAGCGGCTGTCGCTGCACCCGTTCGACCTCGTGCTGCTCGACCTCAACATGCCCGACATCGGGGGCATCGAGGTGGTCGAGTTCATCCGGGCCCAGGACAAGCTCCGCGCGCTGCCGATCGTGGTCATCACCACGCGGGGCGACGAGGCGTCGCGCGCCCGGGCCCTGGCGGCCGGCGCCGACCGCTTCCTGACGAAGCCGTTCACGCCGGAGGCGCTCGTCCGCGAGGTGAGCGGGCTGCTCGGTGCCGCGCGCCCATGACCGGCCGGGTCGACCTGGGCGAGTTCGTCGCGGCCTTCCTGGTGGAGGCGGAGGAGCTCCTGCGCGCCGCCTCGAGCCAGCTGCTCGCCGTCGAGGCGGAGGCGAAGCAGGGCCGCGCGCGCCCGCGCGCCGTCCGGGAGGCCTTCCGCGCCACCCACACGCTGAAGGGGCTCGCCGCCATGGTGGGCCAGGAGCCCATCGTGGGGCTGGCGCACCGGATGGAGGCGGTGCTGCGAACCGCGGACGCGGCCGGGGGGCGGCTCGACCCGGCCGCGCTGGACGTCCTCCTCCGCGGGGTCCGCGAGCTCGAGCGGCAGGTGAGCGCCGTCGGGAAGGGCGGGGCCGCCCCCGAGCCCCCCCGCGCGCTCGTCGAGCGGCTCCAGGGGCTCGAGGAGGAGGCGCCCGCCGCGGCCGCGGCGGCGCCCGCGCGGCTCGATCTGGACCCGGCGCTGGCGGCCAAGCTGTCAGGCTACGAGCGCGATCAGCTCCTCGCCGCGCTCGGCGAGGGGCGGCGCGCGCTGCGGGTCGACTTCACCCCCTCGCCCGCCCGCGCCGCCGAGGGGCTCAACATCACCACCGTCCGGGAGCGGGTGGCCGGCGTGGCCGAGATCGTGAAGGTCCTGCCGCGCTCGGTGCCCGCCAGCGACGAGGCGCCCGGGGGGATCGCCTTCGCGCTCCTGCTGGTCGCCGCCGGCTCCGACGAGGAGGTGGCGGCGGCCGCCGGGGTCGCGCCCTCGGCGCTGCTCCCCATCGGGCGGACCCGAGGCGAGGCCGCCCCGCCGCAGCACGCCCCCGAGCTCGAGCTCGAGCTCCCGGAGGTGGCCGCCGGCGCCGGCGTGGTGCGGGTCGAGGTGGCGCGGCTCGACGAGGCGCTGGAGGGGCTGTCGGCGCTGGTGGTGACGCGCTCGCGGCTGCGCGGGGCGGCCGCCCGGCTGGCGGAGCGGGGCGCCGACGTGCGCGAGCTCGACGGCGTGCTGGCGGAGGCGGGGCGGCAGCTGCGCGACGTGCGCCGCGCCTTCCTGCGGGTGCGGATGGTGCGGGTGACCGAGGTGCTCGACCGGCTGCCGCTGCTGGTCCGCGGGCTGCAGCGCGCCACCGGGAAGCGCGTGCGCCTGGAGATGGACGCGGGGGAGGCCGAGCTCGACAAGGGCGTGGCGGAGCGCCTCTTCCCGGCGCTGGTGCACCTGGTCCGGAACGCGGTGGATCATGGGCTCGAGGACGCCGCCGGGCGGCGCGCGGCCGGGAAGCCCGAGGAGGGCGCCATCACCGTCTCGTGCTTCGAGCGCTCCACCAGCCAGCTCGAGCTGACGGTGGCGGACGACGGCGCCGGCATCGACCGCGAGGCGGTGGCGCGCCGCGCCGGCGCGCC
This Anaeromyxobacter diazotrophicus DNA region includes the following protein-coding sequences:
- a CDS encoding ATP-binding response regulator; this encodes MPAPDARPADLPWVWVVDDNGLERDHARRVLEPQHRVESFSDGAAVLERFAAGGQPEVLVLDWMMPGVSGIDVCKFLRASPATAETPVLLLTAHRETAQVVEGLRAGANDFLAKPFAPEELRARVDALARSRALRRRAEEAEASLRTLLASLPEAVLLVNPAGRVVFANEEAARLFAALDRPLLGRPLAECAPELPLQSDAGLGAAPAHLPDLALGARHYAPAVKRLVEEGGVSLAVSLRDVTEQRRVETRRVDFYAMVAHDLRSPLSAMLMRVEWLLAGRRGALPPEARTDVERIEARIRELVSMINDFLDLARMESAGVQLEPAPIDLNALVRRVVDEYQAVAQASRLELRFEPAAAQARVLGDRRRIGQVLSNLVSNALKFTPSGGRVLVRLRLEGDAVEAAVQDTGRGIPASALPHLFRPYARAGDLPRDIAGTGLGLMIVREIVEAHGGKVSVESEVGRGSTFSFRLRLEPSAGNGP
- a CDS encoding response regulator, producing MADVLVVDDSKVMRDMIVACLRARAGLEFVHAASGLEAIERLSLHPFDLVLLDLNMPDIGGIEVVEFIRAQDKLRALPIVVITTRGDEASRARALAAGADRFLTKPFTPEALVREVSGLLGAARP
- a CDS encoding chemotaxis protein CheA yields the protein MTGRVDLGEFVAAFLVEAEELLRAASSQLLAVEAEAKQGRARPRAVREAFRATHTLKGLAAMVGQEPIVGLAHRMEAVLRTADAAGGRLDPAALDVLLRGVRELERQVSAVGKGGAAPEPPRALVERLQGLEEEAPAAAAAAPARLDLDPALAAKLSGYERDQLLAALGEGRRALRVDFTPSPARAAEGLNITTVRERVAGVAEIVKVLPRSVPASDEAPGGIAFALLLVAAGSDEEVAAAAGVAPSALLPIGRTRGEAAPPQHAPELELELPEVAAGAGVVRVEVARLDEALEGLSALVVTRSRLRGAAARLAERGADVRELDGVLAEAGRQLRDVRRAFLRVRMVRVTEVLDRLPLLVRGLQRATGKRVRLEMDAGEAELDKGVAERLFPALVHLVRNAVDHGLEDAAGRRAAGKPEEGAITVSCFERSTSQLELTVADDGAGIDREAVARRAGAPPPETDAALLDLLCRPGLSTRPAASTTSGRGMGMDIVRRVVVEELGGELSLRTVRGQGSAFTLRVPLTISIVDAFSLVAGGQRYVVPVSAVEEILELDRARVVEGPSPGRGRGVGLVERRGEAVPLLDLCAALGAPRAGPPAGQALLVRRGGDPVAFAVDKMVGQQEVVLRPLLDPLVRRTGVAAATDLGDGRPTLVLDLVALGGAALTAGPGEAIA